One Marinibacterium anthonyi genomic region harbors:
- a CDS encoding Putative aliphatic sulfonates transport permease protein: MAETMSDAPRATRPGLSPAMRHALIGAARIALGVATVVIVWQAIITLYAVPAFIAPTPGAVVVAFVSHIWDIIPAIAWTLRSVLLGMGIALVLAVILAGIFTLSPLVSRALLPLIIMLRTAPVLAIAPILILIFGRGLATSIAVVVLVSFFPIMVNAAKGFGSTPPNALELMRVAGATWMQTFLKVRLPYALSYLFTGIRLASAGAVLSAMLAEWLSGAPGIGTLILQASSFRDLPLMWAGVVTSVISAVAFFALTTWAERRMAR; the protein is encoded by the coding sequence ATGGCTGAGACGATGTCGGACGCGCCACGGGCAACGCGGCCCGGCCTGTCACCGGCGATGCGCCACGCGCTGATCGGTGCGGCCAGGATTGCCCTGGGCGTCGCGACCGTCGTGATCGTGTGGCAGGCGATCATCACGCTTTACGCCGTGCCCGCCTTCATCGCCCCCACGCCGGGCGCCGTGGTCGTCGCTTTTGTGTCCCATATATGGGACATTATCCCTGCCATTGCCTGGACCCTGCGATCCGTCCTTCTGGGCATGGGGATCGCGCTGGTCCTGGCGGTGATCCTGGCGGGCATTTTCACCCTGTCGCCGCTGGTATCGCGGGCCTTGCTGCCGCTGATCATCATGCTGCGCACCGCGCCCGTCCTGGCCATCGCGCCCATCCTCATCCTGATCTTCGGCCGGGGTCTGGCGACGTCGATCGCGGTGGTCGTGCTGGTGTCGTTCTTCCCGATCATGGTGAACGCGGCCAAGGGGTTCGGATCGACCCCGCCCAACGCGCTGGAACTGATGCGCGTCGCCGGGGCGACCTGGATGCAGACCTTCCTCAAGGTGCGCCTGCCTTACGCGCTGTCCTATCTTTTCACCGGTATCCGCCTTGCTTCGGCCGGGGCGGTGCTGTCGGCGATGCTGGCCGAATGGCTGTCGGGCGCGCCGGGGATCGGCACGCTGATCCTGCAGGCGTCGTCCTTTCGCGACCTGCCGCTGATGTGGGCGGGGGTGGTGACCTCGGTGATCTCGGCGGTCGCCTTCTTTGCGCTGACCACCTGGGCGGAACGGAGAATGGCACGATGA
- the budC_1 gene encoding Diacetyl reductase [(S)-acetoin forming], whose product MMALGGQTIFITGAAKGMGRSITKELAGAGADIVLAGRDTATCEEVAREVRVMGGRAAVVFCDVTDEGSVATAVTEAQQAMAGAGHWGLVNIAGGTGPSGKTLWDHTLGEFEDVYAVNVTGPFLTMKHLLPVMIAQRKGAVVNIGGTFGFKGVRRAAAYGSTKWALRGLTKSAALEAGEYGVRVNMVSPGGVDGPRLFRQLGEEAQRDGISAEAAYDRFRATTALGQMSTDTDVALAVAYLMGPGGRNITGQDLLIDGGTIL is encoded by the coding sequence ATGATGGCCCTTGGCGGACAGACGATATTCATCACTGGCGCGGCCAAGGGCATGGGCCGGTCGATCACCAAGGAACTGGCCGGCGCCGGCGCCGATATCGTACTGGCCGGCCGCGACACCGCCACCTGCGAAGAGGTCGCGCGCGAGGTGCGGGTGATGGGGGGCAGGGCGGCGGTGGTCTTTTGCGACGTGACCGACGAAGGGTCCGTCGCGACCGCCGTGACCGAAGCGCAGCAGGCGATGGCGGGGGCCGGTCACTGGGGGCTGGTGAACATCGCGGGGGGCACCGGGCCTTCGGGGAAAACGCTGTGGGACCATACGCTTGGCGAATTCGAGGACGTCTATGCCGTCAACGTCACCGGCCCGTTCCTGACGATGAAGCACTTGCTTCCGGTGATGATCGCGCAGCGCAAGGGCGCGGTGGTCAACATCGGCGGGACCTTCGGGTTCAAGGGCGTGCGCCGGGCCGCCGCCTATGGGTCGACGAAATGGGCGCTGCGCGGTCTGACCAAGTCCGCGGCGCTTGAGGCGGGGGAATATGGCGTGCGGGTCAACATGGTGTCGCCCGGGGGCGTCGACGGGCCGCGCCTGTTCCGGCAACTGGGGGAAGAGGCGCAGCGGGACGGGATCAGCGCCGAAGCCGCCTATGACCGGTTCCGCGCCACGACCGCGTTGGGACAGATGAGCACGGACACCGATGTCGCGCTGGCGGTGGCATACCTGATGGGGCCGGGCGGGCGCAACATCACCGGGCAGGACCTGTTGATCGACGGAGGCACGATCCTCTGA
- a CDS encoding putative metal-dependent hydrolase of the TIM-barrel fold protein: MPYTGPIIDAHHHLWDDVAGQIPWLDGDAALRASGVVAAHEAVLGAGLAGTVWIEAVAADPEAELVRAEAVRVAREGRLCTVLIAHADLDAPDLPARLDRLQAISPALRGIRDIVAYQPGAPSFARAPDLLDRPGFARGLAELARRGLCFDLMLRPRQMARAAELLEQVPGLTVALEHCGAPHDRTADGLRTWGEGISRLAALPGCHVKVSALHCLFDVPTDRDMAGVVERLRRAFGAQRMAFGTDWPVHDRHCPAPEALALMKRVTRDWPAMAQRSLFHDTARRLYRF, from the coding sequence ATGCCGTACACCGGGCCGATCATCGACGCGCATCACCACCTGTGGGACGACGTGGCGGGGCAGATCCCGTGGCTGGACGGGGATGCGGCATTACGGGCCTCGGGCGTGGTGGCGGCGCATGAGGCGGTGTTGGGCGCGGGCCTTGCCGGGACCGTCTGGATCGAAGCCGTGGCCGCCGATCCGGAGGCCGAGCTGGTGCGGGCCGAGGCGGTGCGGGTGGCGCGTGAGGGGAGGCTGTGCACGGTGCTGATTGCCCATGCCGATCTGGACGCGCCGGACCTGCCCGCGCGGCTGGACCGGCTGCAGGCGATCAGCCCGGCCTTGCGGGGGATCCGCGATATCGTGGCGTATCAACCGGGCGCGCCGTCCTTTGCCCGCGCGCCGGACCTGCTGGACCGGCCCGGGTTTGCGCGGGGGCTGGCGGAACTGGCGCGGCGGGGGCTGTGCTTTGATCTGATGCTGCGGCCCCGGCAGATGGCGCGGGCGGCGGAGCTGTTGGAACAGGTGCCGGGACTGACCGTCGCGCTGGAACATTGCGGCGCGCCGCATGACCGCACGGCCGACGGGCTGCGCACCTGGGGCGAGGGGATCAGCCGGCTGGCGGCGCTGCCGGGGTGTCATGTGAAGGTGTCGGCCCTGCATTGCCTGTTCGACGTGCCGACCGACCGGGACATGGCGGGCGTCGTCGAACGGTTGCGCCGGGCCTTCGGGGCGCAACGGATGGCCTTTGGCACCGACTGGCCGGTGCACGACCGCCATTGCCCCGCGCCCGAGGCGCTGGCGCTGATGAAACGCGTGACCCGTGACTGGCCGGCGATGGCACAGCGCAGCCTGTTCCACGACACGGCGCGGCGGCTTTACCGGTTCTGA
- the csiR_5 gene encoding Carbon starvation induced regulator — MGNRVAQDEAEIPKTGMEAGGALLASDHAYAVIRRDILLGIFAPGTNLRFADLRKRYDIGASPLREALFRLSSEHLVLQESNRGFRVPQLSRSEWFDVVAMRRRLEPPAAEASILNGSETWEEELLLAHRRLKRLGPPSQLVRPLAPAGKAAQWEDYHRAFHARLINACGSPWTVRFISLLSDQFDRYRRFAMPAAQVQEVLAAQHDAMLEAAMAREGWKAREILDAHVQLTGEAVGEALERIL, encoded by the coding sequence TTGGGTAATCGCGTGGCGCAGGACGAGGCGGAGATCCCGAAAACGGGGATGGAGGCGGGCGGCGCATTGCTGGCCAGCGACCATGCCTATGCGGTGATCCGGCGCGACATCCTGCTGGGCATCTTCGCCCCCGGCACCAACCTGCGCTTTGCCGACCTGCGCAAGCGGTACGACATCGGCGCCAGCCCCCTGCGCGAGGCGCTGTTTCGCCTGAGCTCCGAACACCTGGTGCTGCAGGAAAGCAACCGCGGCTTCCGCGTGCCACAGCTGAGCCGGTCGGAATGGTTCGACGTGGTGGCGATGCGGCGGCGGCTGGAACCGCCCGCCGCCGAGGCGTCTATCCTGAACGGGTCGGAAACCTGGGAGGAAGAACTGCTGCTGGCCCATCGCCGGCTGAAACGGCTTGGGCCGCCATCGCAGCTGGTGCGGCCGCTGGCGCCCGCCGGCAAGGCCGCCCAGTGGGAGGATTATCACCGCGCCTTCCACGCCCGGCTGATCAACGCCTGCGGATCGCCCTGGACGGTGCGCTTCATCTCGCTGCTGTCGGACCAGTTCGACCGCTACCGCCGCTTTGCCATGCCCGCCGCGCAGGTGCAGGAGGTTTTGGCCGCCCAGCATGACGCCATGCTCGAAGCCGCGATGGCCCGCGAAGGCTGGAAAGCCCGCGAGATCCTGGACGCCCATGTCCAGCTGACCGGCGAAGCCGTCGGCGAGGCGTTGGAACGAATTCTCTGA
- the idhA_1 gene encoding Inositol 2-dehydrogenase gives MVIRVGLIGCGAIGAWHARILSETAQADLVAVCDHNAERAEAHAWGAQVFTDEDAFFATPMEAVVIATPEAAHLDQVKAAAEKGLHVLVEKPVATSVAQVAAMQEVVKSAGIIAMAAHVERFEPGSVGLVDAVEQGIAGQVSTIMARRQFSPGGVERFAGTSSTLRILAIHDFDLVRWVHPAPIEAVHAVAGRGAIHARCGMDDHVATTIRFADGAMAMVESGWTLPPSYADFNSPEGWQGAGNNRLEVFGAEGFVSNDMGLRMQPLVAFAGAEGFRAAGIRHQPVVHGRVRGALRAEVEHFLACCDTGTTPAVTLRDARRAVALLEAAERALASGQPQGPVG, from the coding sequence ATGGTGATCCGCGTCGGGCTGATCGGCTGCGGGGCCATCGGCGCCTGGCATGCGCGGATCCTGTCCGAAACGGCGCAGGCGGACCTGGTCGCGGTTTGTGATCACAATGCGGAACGGGCGGAGGCGCATGCCTGGGGCGCGCAGGTTTTCACCGATGAAGATGCGTTTTTCGCGACGCCAATGGAGGCCGTCGTCATTGCCACGCCCGAGGCCGCGCATCTGGATCAGGTGAAAGCGGCCGCCGAAAAGGGCCTGCATGTGCTGGTGGAAAAGCCGGTGGCGACGTCGGTGGCACAGGTCGCGGCGATGCAGGAGGTCGTGAAATCCGCCGGGATCATCGCCATGGCCGCCCATGTCGAGCGGTTCGAGCCGGGGTCGGTCGGGTTGGTGGATGCGGTCGAACAGGGCATTGCGGGGCAGGTGTCGACCATCATGGCGCGGCGGCAATTTTCGCCCGGGGGTGTCGAGCGGTTCGCGGGCACGTCTTCCACACTGAGGATCCTGGCGATCCACGATTTCGACCTTGTGCGCTGGGTCCATCCCGCGCCGATCGAGGCGGTGCACGCGGTGGCGGGACGGGGTGCGATCCATGCGCGCTGCGGAATGGATGACCACGTGGCGACCACGATCCGCTTTGCCGACGGCGCCATGGCGATGGTGGAAAGCGGCTGGACCCTGCCGCCGTCCTATGCCGATTTCAACAGCCCCGAGGGCTGGCAGGGGGCCGGGAACAACCGGCTGGAGGTCTTTGGCGCCGAGGGGTTCGTGTCCAACGATATGGGGCTGAGGATGCAGCCGCTGGTCGCCTTTGCCGGGGCGGAAGGGTTCCGCGCGGCGGGGATCCGGCATCAGCCGGTGGTGCATGGCCGGGTGCGCGGGGCGCTGAGGGCCGAGGTGGAGCATTTCCTGGCCTGCTGCGACACCGGCACGACGCCCGCCGTGACACTGCGGGACGCGCGCCGCGCCGTTGCGCTGCTTGAGGCGGCGGAGCGGGCATTGGCGAGCGGGCAGCCGCAGGGGCCCGTGGGCTGA
- the allB_2 gene encoding Allantoinase yields MTASTLITGATIVNADGRQVADILIRDGIIAAIGEAGSLSGDEVIAADGLHALPGVIDVHVHFRDPGMTHKEDWLTGSQAAALGGVTTVFDMPNTVPPVDTVDHFRQKADQAQAKCIVDYGIYGLLGEHNLDQLGPLAEAGVIGFKLFLGNTTGDLPCPSDGAVLEGFEILAKLGLRCSIHAENSPILFWRQNRMKAAGRVDAYAHLAARTDVVAVEALSRSGVLAEWTGARIHIVHESCAASIPYIRWFKSRGVDITVETLPQYLYLSAEQMLEPGGHILRMNPPIRQKAHQEPIWAALLGGTIDMVSTDHAPHGVDEKDGDTIWDMACGFPGVQTSLPLMLHAVSEGRMALEDVVRVMSVAPAKAFGLYGRKGVIRVGAEADIALVDPEKPHVITKEGLASRGKLTPYDGWKVNGTVVRTMVRGQTVALDGEAVGGAGCGRMVRPQMPVPAPRNTATTTEAILEPGARPW; encoded by the coding sequence ATGACCGCATCGACCCTTATCACCGGCGCCACGATCGTGAACGCCGACGGCCGCCAGGTCGCCGACATCCTGATCCGCGACGGGATCATCGCCGCCATCGGCGAAGCCGGCAGCCTGAGCGGCGACGAGGTGATCGCCGCCGACGGGTTGCATGCGCTGCCCGGTGTGATCGACGTTCACGTGCATTTCCGCGACCCCGGCATGACCCACAAGGAGGATTGGCTGACCGGCAGCCAGGCCGCGGCCCTTGGCGGCGTGACGACGGTGTTCGACATGCCCAACACCGTGCCGCCGGTCGATACGGTGGATCACTTCCGCCAGAAGGCGGATCAGGCACAGGCGAAGTGCATCGTCGATTACGGGATCTACGGGCTGCTGGGGGAACATAACCTGGACCAGCTGGGCCCCCTGGCCGAAGCGGGCGTGATCGGGTTCAAGCTGTTCCTGGGCAACACCACGGGCGATCTGCCGTGCCCGTCCGATGGCGCCGTGCTGGAAGGGTTCGAGATCCTGGCGAAACTGGGCCTGCGCTGTTCGATCCATGCGGAAAACTCGCCGATCCTGTTCTGGCGGCAGAACCGGATGAAGGCGGCGGGGCGTGTCGACGCTTACGCGCACCTGGCGGCGCGGACGGACGTGGTGGCTGTCGAGGCGCTGTCGCGGTCCGGTGTCCTGGCCGAATGGACCGGCGCGCGGATCCATATCGTGCATGAAAGCTGCGCCGCCTCGATCCCCTACATCCGGTGGTTCAAGTCGCGCGGCGTCGACATCACCGTCGAGACGCTGCCGCAATACCTGTACCTGTCGGCCGAACAGATGCTGGAACCGGGCGGGCATATCCTGCGGATGAACCCGCCGATCCGGCAGAAGGCGCACCAGGAACCGATCTGGGCGGCGCTGCTGGGCGGGACGATCGACATGGTGTCCACCGACCACGCGCCGCACGGGGTGGACGAAAAGGACGGTGACACGATCTGGGACATGGCTTGCGGGTTTCCGGGGGTCCAGACGTCGTTGCCATTGATGCTGCACGCCGTGTCCGAAGGGCGGATGGCGCTGGAAGACGTGGTCCGGGTGATGAGCGTCGCGCCGGCAAAGGCCTTTGGGCTGTATGGGCGCAAGGGGGTGATAAGGGTCGGGGCCGAGGCGGATATCGCCTTGGTGGATCCGGAAAAACCCCATGTGATCACAAAAGAAGGGCTGGCCTCGCGGGGCAAGCTGACGCCCTATGACGGGTGGAAGGTGAATGGCACCGTGGTGCGGACGATGGTGCGCGGGCAGACCGTTGCGCTGGATGGCGAAGCGGTGGGCGGGGCGGGGTGCGGGCGCATGGTGCGGCCCCAGATGCCGGTGCCCGCGCCGCGCAATACCGCGACCACGACCGAGGCGATCCTTGAACCCGGGGCGCGCCCATGGTGA